From the genome of Hirundo rustica isolate bHirRus1 unplaced genomic scaffold, bHirRus1.pri.v3 scaffold_563_arrow_ctg1, whole genome shotgun sequence:
ACCCGCTGCTGCCCTTTGCTGCCGCGCCCCGCACGCACCGACCCCGAAATCCCCGAAATTCCCCCCAAATCTGCGCTCCCAGCATGCCTCGGGCGGAGTGGGGGGTGTCTGATTTGCATATCCCCGCCTTCTGATCTACATAACCCCGCCCCTTGTCCGGCATTTTAACGCCGCCCCAAGCCTCCGccccctcagcctttccctcgCGATGATTGGACGAGCGAGCACGGTGATTTGCATACGCCACGCCCCTTAACGGCACCCTAATTAGCATAACCACGCCTATTGAGTAGTTGACCGGGCAGCGCCTGATTTGCATAATCACAAATCTTCATTTGCATGCCAACGGCCCCACCCCCGTCGCGATGCTGCCGGTTTTGGGGGAATTGGGGGGGACCCGGAAAATTGCAAAAATCTTTCACACGGCccaaaaaaaggtttttaattCTGAAACTTTGAACCACAAAtggtttttaattctgaaatctGGAACCACAAACGGTTTAAAGTTCTGAAATCTGGAGTCACAAACGGTTTTTAACTCTGAAATTTGGGACTCCTGGGCTCAGTTTTGTTCCCCTCCCAGGGACATCGAGGGGCTCAGGTGTGACCCCCCCCAACCCCGATCCCCTCACCCAGGGTTCCTCCCTCCCCGAATAAAGACAAATTCAaagtttttaacaaaaaaataactttatttgcATTGATAAAGACATCGATGATCCgtgagctgaaaaaaaaaaacctcaaagtgTGAGAGTCTTGAAATCTCTTGCAAGGCCATCCTTAAAAAGTCCCAGAGACCCCCAAAATCAGCCCCAAAATTGGCCTTGGCACCCCCAGGATCATttcaaaaccccacaaacacatCTAAATTACCCCCAAATCACATTTGTGACCCCTGGGGCCCCCCTGGAGCCTCAGCAGGAACCACTCAGTCACTGGGTTCAGTCTGGGGCGGTATCGCCTCATCCTCGGCGAGGGGagaccccaaaaaacccccccaaaaacccccccaaaatggCCCCAAACTCACCTGAGCccccccagcacctgcagcacctgtgggagcagagggggaggGGTGTCAGGAcggccctgctcctccccaggaCCCCCCTGAGGACCCCAGCCCCAATTTTTCAGGTGTTCGGGTGTTTTCAGGGGGGTCAAAGTGAGCTAGTGACATCATCACCAAAACTGGGGGGCCCTGCATTGGAATGACATCATCGTGTGATGTCACCCGTGAGGCCACGCCCCTTCATTTACATACCTGCATCCAGGTGCGTGCCAGGCCTGGAGTCACCTGCAAGGAGGGGACACAAAGGGGGGTTaaaggggatttttggggggatttggggaccCCCCAAAGGGGAGCAGGGCCCCCCTGGGTCAGTCCTTGCGTCCTCTACAGCAGCTTCAGCCGAACGAGATTCGTGAGGTCATCAGCCCTGGGGGGGcacaaaacccaccccaaaccccccaaattcACCCCAATCATCCCTTGAGGGGTCACCCCCACACGGGCCTGCAgatcccagcacaggcaccCCCCAAGtaccccaaaactgcccccaagGGAACAATTTCTCCCTTTTACACCCCCAGAGGGAAACAAGAACTGACCTTGAATCCTTTGCAAAACACGAATgtccccccaaaatccctgggTTGGATTCACGACCCCCTAAATTCCCCCATGGCTCAGGGGGTCACCCCATTTCGGACCCTCGGGGGGGCAGAACTGGAATGAATCCTGTAAGGAATAAGAGCAGGGGTCAGCGTGTGCCTcggacaccccaaaatccccctaAAGCCCCAAAAAGTCCCCTGGAGGGCCCCCTCAGACCGTCCCCTCTGGGACTGCTCGTCCTCTTTTCCCCCCGAGGGCTCCAGGGGGTTCCACCTTTGCAGGTCCTGGGCCCGGCGGGGGGGTCAGACGTGTGGGGGTTTCCTCATGGGGggccccaaaaccaccccagggacccccagaaCTCACCAggaacccccaaaccccaccccgGGACCCCCAGAACTCACCAGGCCCATCGGGGATCCCCAGCTCCCGTGGCTGTGGAGGGAATTGAGGGGGTCAGGAGGGGTCCAGAGCCccgtggggggggggggttggagccccctccccaaatccgaTCAGGGCTTTGGTAACTCGGAGCTGCCATCGGACGCGTCCTCCAGCCAAGGGTGTCATCGCTTCGGACTGGGGGGGCTTcggggggattttttggggggtcaTTGGGGGGCTCTGACCTGAACTTGGGTCATTTTTGGTCACTTCGTGGAGCTCTAAACGTCACCCCAGGCCGAGGCCTCTCCCGCTTCTCCACCCTGTAAATACAAATTGCGTCTATTTAATTAAGTTCTTAATTATTAGCTAATTGCGGGCTCCCGCCCGGCTGCTCTCAGCGGTCACGCGGCATCAGGGACCCTCAGCCATATGCTTGTCATTGTCACTCGTCACCGAACAGCCAAAAACGGGGAGGGGGCTCCAAAATCCGCCCCCACCCCAaggggcagccccggggaggGAATTCGGGGAGAAAAACCCGGATTTTCGGCAACAAAAGGGACATAAAGCGGGGACTCACCTGGGCAGGGGCCACGTGGAACCCACAAGTGAGGATTCCGTGCctggaaaataagaaagaaagggTTAAAAAGGCGACTTAAGGACAAAGCAGGCACTTATATTCACGAGTTCAAATCCCACCGGGGTTTAAAGCCCCAGACGGGGCTCTCGTGTGGATCTAAACCTCCACACGTGGTTTGAGCCCCCCAGTGTGGGTCTGATCCCTCCACGGGGGTCTTTAATCCCCCCTTAGGGATCTGGAGCCCCGTTTTGGGTCAGTGCCACTCAGAAAAAAGTCCAGAAACTTCTCCACGGACCCATCAGAAAGAGAGAGTTCAGCGCGATCATCCCCGCAGCACTGCCGCCCAATCCGCCCTAAAATCCGGctttaaaacccaaaaaaagccGCTTCAAGCTCACCTCAGACAGAAGCACCATTTCGCGGGCAAAAATGCTAAAAAGGAAACATAAAGAATAAGCGTTAGagacacaaaattaaaatacgGGCCTGCAAACCGCCAGGCCGGGGCAGGACGAGCCCTCAGAGAACTCTAAAATTCTTCACCGCGCCATCAGCACAGGTCTGTGAGAGACTCATCCCCGAGCAGCCCCCTGGGGAAGGCGCTGAACCCTCACGGAACCCCTCAGGGACGCACACAGTGGCTGCATCGTGAGGGGAACGGCGCCCTGGGGGGCACCCCTTCAGCCCGGGGAGAGGGAATGCGGCTGTCGAGGCAGCCGCACGCCCTTGAAACGCCCTCCGAACCCCGCCTCAGGCCACGGCCCGGACGGACCCGTAACTAACCCGCTCCTCTCGCTGCTAGGACAAAATGGCCGCCGCGACCCCACGCGGAAGCTTAAGTAGCGCGCAAGGCATGCCGGGAAGGGGGCGGGACGCGAGCgctgagggaggaggaaacggcgggaaaagaggagaggggCGGGTGAGGGGCGCCCCCTGGCGGGTGAGGCtgaggggggaggggggtggttTGGGGGCGGTTCGGTTCCAATTTCGAGGTTTTGGTTCGGGGCCAATTTCGTTCGGCAACTTCCGGCACCGCTCGGAAGAGTTCGGAGCGATCAATTGATTCTCTCGACCGCTTTTCATCCCCTTCCTCCGCCAATCCGGCGCTCCCGGCTCTCTCCGCCGCGTCCCTCGGCACCACTCGGGTATTTCCGGTCTCGTTCGGCTCCCTCAGGCCCCGCCCCCCAGCACTCGGGTATTTCCGGCGGCGCTCGGCTCTTTCCGCCTCCCCCCACGGAGCATCATTCTCAACATCTTCTCATTAGCAAAATCCAAATTAACGCTTATTTAGCTCCTCCTTCTAATTAACCGCCCCGTCAGCTGCTCGGGGAGCCCTGTTAACCCCCTCTGAGCCAGATCCGCCCCCAAACCACTATGAACACTACATAAACaacttgaaaaaaaccacaaagagcCCCGAAATGCTGGGAACTGAGCCCAAATTCCTTTATTGGGGTTTAGGAGTTGGCGTTGGGACCCTTCTTCTTGCCGAAGGTGGGCACGACGTTGACGAAGCGCCGGTTGTACTGCATGCGCCGCTTGGCACGCCccgtcttcttcttcttcttctcctgctTGGCCACCTGATCAAAAAATGGGGGGTCAGGGGGGGTCCCCAAAATCCTGGGAGGGTCCCTGAGCCCCATGGGGGTTCCCTCGACCCGTGGGGAGTCCCCTCAGCGCTCACCTTGGGGGTCTGGCCCCTCACTTTACCGGCACGGGCGAGGGAGCCGTGGACTTTCCctgggtggggggaaggagatCGAGGCGTTAGGGGGGTTGTTTTGCTAATTAACACCCCCCTAATTAGCGTCCCCCCCCCCGGAATTACCGCCCAGCAGGCGCGTGGAGAGGTCCAGGGTGGCGAATTCGGGGAgggg
Proteins encoded in this window:
- the LOC131378814 gene encoding small ribosomal subunit protein eS30; translated protein: ADPPSFPTPQERVAELSGVPPEDQVLLHAGTPLDDEAVLGQSPLPEFATLDLSTRLLGGKVHGSLARAGKVRGQTPKVAKQEKKKKKTGRAKRRMQYNRRFVNVVPTFGKKKGPNANS